GGTCTTCGCCTCTGCTATGGAATAAGTGCCAAAGTGGAAGATGGACGCCGCAAGTACGGCGGATGCGCCGCCTTCGGTGACGCCCTCAACAAGGTGATCCAGCGTGCCGACACCGCCTGATGCAATGACGGGTACGTTAACTGCGTCGCTGACGGCGCGGGTCAGCGGCAGGTTGAAGCCGGATTTCGTGCCGTCGCGGTCCATGGAAGTCAGAAGGATTTCGCCTGCGCCTTTTTCCACAACTGTGCGTGCAAATTCGACGGCGTCGATGCCCGTCGCCCGACGGCCGCCATGGGTGAATATTTCCCAGCGGCCCGGTTCGACCGTCTTCGCGTCAATCGCCACAACGATACATTGGCTGCCAAAGCGCATCGCGGCTTCTGCCACCACGTCTGGATTGGCCACAGCCGCTGAATTGAAGCTGACCTTGTCGGCCCCTGCGAGCAGAAGGTTGCGCACGTCGTGATGTGTTCGTACCCCGCCGCCAATCGTCAACGGCATGAAACATTGTTCGGCGGTCCGCGTTGCCAGATCGAACATCGTGCCCCGATTTTCTTCGGTGGCCATAATGTCGAGGAAGCAAAGTTCGTCGGCACCGGCTGCGTTATAAGCGATGGCCGCATCAACGGGATCGCCCGCGTCGATAAGGTCCACAAAGTTCACGCCTTTCACGACACGCCCTTCGGCGACGTCCAGGCAGGGGATGATGCGTGTTTTCAACATGCCGTGAGGTTTAGGGGGAATCGTATCGCTTGGAAAGGTGCTGTGTCATGTGTTGGGCTCCCTTATGAGGAGAAAACCATGAAACGTATACTGACTGCCATGACGACGGCACTTTCTCTGATTGGAGCCCCATTGATGGCCGAGACGATCACACAAAACTCACCCAAATCCGTATCTGCAACGATGGACGCGCTTCAGGCTGCTGTTGAAGGCGCGGGTGCGACTGTATTTGCGCGTGTGAACCACGGCGCAGGGGCCGCATCGGTCGAGATGGAGCTTTATGATGCGGAGCTGTTGATCTTTGGCAATCCACGGCTCGGTACGCCTGCGATGCAGGCTGACATTCGTGCGGGCCTGCAATTGCCGCTGCGCGTGCTGGTGTACGCGGGCGACAATGGGACGGTCGTAGCCTACGAAAGCGTCGAGACATTGTTTGACGGGTTGGATGTGCCATTGGACGCTGAATTCGCACAACGCATGACGGGTGCATTGGCCATGCTGACCGGTAAGGCCATCGCGGAGTAAATCCAACGGCTTCTTTGCGGATGTTCGGACAAGGGGCGGCGTGACCGCTGCCCCTTGTCTTGTTATGCAGTGAGCAAGGCCATTGCTTCGGCCAGATCGATGGCCCCATCATAAAGCGCACGGCCTGAAATCGCGCCGGAAATCACGTCTGTTTCTTTCAGCGCTTTGAGGTCTGCAAGCGACGACACACCGCCAGACGCAATCACCGGAATATCGACGGCGCGGGCGAGGGCGGCTGTTGCATCAATGTTAGGGCCTTTCATCGCGCCATCACGTAGAATGTCTGTATAGATGATCGCGGCAATCCCTGCGTCCTCAAACGATTTGGCCAGATCGGTGACCATGACGTCGGTTTCTTCGGCCCAGCCGCGTGTGGCGACGCGCCCGTTACGTGCATCAAGGCCGACGGCTACTTGGTTCGGGAATGCCTTTGCAGCTTCGCGCACCAAATCAGGGTTTTCGACAGCAACCGTGCCAAGAATAACGCGGGTCAAACCGCGGTCTAGCCAACGTTCGATCGTGGCCATGTCGCGGATACCGCCACCCAATTGGGTCGGGACCTTGCAGGCCTTTAGGATCGCCTCAACTGGTGCGGCGTTTACCGGTTCCCCTGCGAAGGCACCGTTCAGGTCAACAAGGTGCAGCCATTCGCAACCCGCTTCAACAAAGCTGCGCGCCTGTGCAGCCGGATCGTCGTTGAAGACGGTTGTTTGATCCATATCGCCGTGCACAAGCCGCACAGCGTTACCGTCTTTAAGATCAATTGCGGGATAAAGGATCATGGCAGTACTCCGGTTGCTTGGCCGCTTTCTACAGTCGGGGGCGTGGAATGCAATGCGTGCCCGACCCAACGTCATTGTTGCTTTGCGACCTTGCTCGCGCCCAATCTGCGACATCACTTACGGGAGGAAGAGAAAATGAAGACTTTGGTATTGGCGGCGGTTGCTGCGATGTCGATGGCGACCACTGCTGTGGCGCAAGAAGCCGTCTATGGCGAATGGAAATCCCAGCCGGGCGAAACCGGTGGTTACATCCACGTGCGCCTTGGGCCGTGTGGGTCAAACGTGTGCGGTGAAATCACGCAAGTGGTTGGCAACGACAACACGTCCATTGTTGGTCGCACGATCATTCAGGGCATGTCACCGCAGGGTGGCGGGTCTTATACCGGCGGCACGATCTGGGCGCCTGATACAGACAAAACGTACAAATCCGACATGACCATGAACGGTAACAATTCAATGGTTGTTCGTGGCTGTGTTGGTGTTTGCACAGCGCTGACAAGCCGTTCACAGACGTGGACGCGTGTACGCTAAATCCTAAAGAAGTTGCGCCTCAGCGGCGCAGCTTCGTTCCCCGCCGGGACGCAGGCCAGTTTCGACAAGTAGGCCGCGATCCCGCGCTTCGTAATAATATCCGCGGGCATACCAACTCACAGCCGTGGCTTCGTCGCCGTTCGAAAGCAACCAAGCACCTCGCAGATATCGCCCCGCATAAAGCAAATTCGTTTCCGCATTCAGCAGGCTTTCAGGCGTGCCGCGATGCCCCATCGTGCGGGCTGTCTGCGGCAAAATCTGCATCAAACCCCAGTAAGGGCCGTTGCGTGCGCCCGCCCGATAATCGCTTTCGCGTTGGATCACGCGGTGTAGCAGGCTTTCGGGAATGCCATGGCAGGCCGCATATTTCTGCACCAAGGTCCGCATTTCGCGGGTTTCACCAGGGTAAAGTCCGATATCGTCGCGCGTGCCTTGCGATTGCGCTGCGACCTCTGGCGATCTTACGGGAATAAACCCGCAACTGGCGACAGAGCAGGCAAGGGCGAGACACATCAAACGCTGAAACATGAGAAGCTTTCTAGGGTTGTTTCCTAAAAGCTAACGCAACTTGGCCCATAACGGTAGTCAGGGTTTCCAGACGGGCAAACAGTCGCCGTCTACGGCTTCCACGACAGGAAGTTGCCAATCATTCGCAGGCCAGCGTCTTGGCTCTTCTCGGGATGGAACTGCATCCCAATGATGTTGTCGCGTCCGACAATAGCAGTGATATCGCCTGCGTAATCAACATGCGCCAGACGTTCAGCCGGATTGGTGACCGTCATCGCATAGGAATGGACAAAATACGCGTGTTCGCCAGTTTCAATGCCCTCAAGAACCGGATGCGGATTGTCGATCATCAGATCGTTCCAGCCCATATGCGGAATTTTCAAGGACGGGTCGGACGGTGTTATTTTGTGAATATCGCCTGCAATCCAGCCAAAACCTGCGGTTGGTTCATATTCATGACCCGTGGTGGCGAGCATTTGCATGCCCACACAAATCCCCATGAATGGGACGCCACGCGCGGTCACGGCCTCTGTGATCGCGTCACCAAGCCCGGTGCGGGCCAGCAATTCGGCGCGGCAATGCGGGAAGGCCCCATCGCCGGGCAGCACGATCCGGTCGGCCTTGGCCACGATGTCAGGGTCGGCGGTGACGTGAATTGCGCCGCTGCCAACTTCCGCAGCCATCCGTTCAAACGCCTTTTGCGCCGAATGCAAATTGCCGCTGTCGTAATCGATAAGGACCGTCGTCATGTTTTGTTACTTTCGCGCAATTTGGTCCAAAAACCGGTGCCCACTTTTTGGATCGCACTCATAGTGCACCCTTAGTCGACGGAATAGCGTCTGCTTTACGCGGGTCCGTTTCCAGCGCATCGCGCAACGCGCGTGCCACAGATTTAAACGCGGCTTCGACGATGTGGTGGGCGTTAAACCCGTGCAGCTTGTCGATGTGCAGCGTGATGCCGCCGTGTGTCGACAGCGCTTGGAAAAATTCGCGCACCAGTTCCGTGTCGAACGTTCCGATCTTGCCGAATGGTAGATCAAGGTTGCAGATCAGATAGGGGCGTGCGGACAGGTCAAGCGCACAGCGGACCTGCGCGTCGTCCATCGCAAGGTGGCAGGACCCGTAGCGTACGATACCCTTTTTATCGCCCATCGCTTCGGTCAATGCTTGGCCAATCGCGATGCCTACGTCTTCGACCGTGTGGTGGTCGTCGATGTGTAGATCACCCGACGCCCGTACTGTCATGTCAATCAACGCATGGCGCGACAGCTGGTCCAGCATGTGGTCAAAGAAACCCACGCCCGTCTGGTTGTCATAAATCCCTGTGCCATCAAGGTTTAGGGTGACGGTGATATCGGTTTCAGCCGTTTTGCGCGTGATCGTTGCAGTCCGCATGGGAACCTCCGTAGGCGTTGCAGCCCGCTTATAGGCGCGCGGCGGGCAGGGGCCAAGATGGTGCGTGACGAATATGGGCAGATGTGGCGAGAAGGCAGGAATACCCGACTTTGGCGGATGCGTCGGCTGTCTTAGGGTGACGGCATTCCAGATACAAAGGATTGCGTCATGATCCACTTTTACCACGGTCTGATCGGGGACCACCGTCATTTTTCGCAGGTCGCTGCGCGGCTTGAGAATGGCGTCGGACGGTGCCACGCGCCAGATATTCCGTTTCTGGATCAAGACTATAGCGATGTTGTCGATGACCTCCGCGATGCGGGACTGCGACCAACGGTGCGGGTCGGCAATTCCATCGGGTGCGGCTTGGCTGTTGCATTGGCGGGCGACGACGATCAATTGATCCTGACGGCCCCGCCGTTTGATTACAGTCGCGGGATGGTACCGTTACGCAAAGCGTTCGTACGTCAGTGGATCAAGGGTCTTTACGTCCAACATGGTGCGATCAAAGGCGAAGCTGCGTTTCTACAGCACGCAACGGCCCAAGTGCACGGGTTGCTTGAAAGCAGGGCACAGATCAAACGGTTGCGGCAGTACAAATCAGCGGCGCAATCTTTCTGGGACGATCCGCGTTTGGTCGATCTTCAAGACCGGATCACGTTTGTCATCGGGGACGCGGATTACACAACGCCCACCGCATGTTTCCTGCAAACGGTGAAACGGCGTCTGCCACGCGCAAAAGTCGAAGTTTGGGCGAACTGCGGTCACGCGGTGCCCTTAGATGCACCGGACCGCTTGGCTGCTTTGATCCGGCATCGGTCCATTGGACTGCTTGGGCGGCAGTCACAACCATTCGCGTTAAGTGCTTGAAAAGATTGGTCCCCGAAACGACGAAGGGCCGCCCGAAGGCGACCCTATCGTGACACTCACTGGGTAGGTGAGTATCCAACTTGGAGCGGGCGAGGCGATTCGAACGCCCGACCCTAACCTTGGCAAGGTTATGCTCTACCCCTGAGCTACGCCCGCTTCCTGTTGGTAAGGGGGGATTTAAGGGGTGTTGCGGATGGCCGCAAGACCAAAATTACACTGATTTCACATTTTTCCAAATTTGCGCGGGAAGCTCTTATTTATAGGGCGTTTAGGGCCGCAGATTTTTGTTGGGGCATCCGAGGCAGTGCAAATTTTACACATCACGGCAGCAAGATCGATCGCCCTGTGGTGCGATGATACCGTGGTCGCGTGAATCGCTGGCCGAGGGTGTTTGAAACAGGGGGCTATTTTGCGAATCTTGGGCCAAAAAAATTCGACCCAAGATGCATTTTCTCGAAATTAATCCGCAGCTTGCGCAAATTCGATGAGATCCCAGCGATTGCCGAACGGGTCTTGGAAGACGGCAACGGTCCCGTAGGGTTCAACACGCGGCGTTTCTTCGAAATGGACGCCATTTGCCACCATCGCCGCATGATCAGTTGCGAAGTCATCCGTCTCAAGAAAAAGCCAAACGCGGTCGCCGCCTTGTTTGCCGATGCAATCGCGCTGGTCGCCCACAGCGCGTGCCAGCAGGAAATTGGTTTGGTTGTCCGGGTGGCCGACGCGGACCCACCGCTTTTCTTCATCAATTTTGTCATCTTGCAGCAGGTCAAAGCCAAGCGTGCCAACAAAGAATGCGATCCCCGCGTCGTAGTCGGGCACGAGGATCGCGAGCATGGAAAGATGTTTCGTCATAGTAGGCTATGCAGAACCAGACCGACAGCGCCAACGGCCTGCATCAATGTGGTCAGGATCATGCCGTATGTTCGGTAGGTAAAATTCATCGGGTGCACCCAGAACGCCATGGCGTGCAGCAATCGACCCGCAAACAGCATCAGACCAAGGATATGAACCGCCAGACCTGGGGCACCTTGCAGTTCGACGCAGGCCAGGATGATCAGGCCAATCGGTGTGTATTCGGTAAAGTTCGCCTGACCACGCACCCGTTGGCGCAGATCTTTGCTGTCCGCATCGCCAAGCGAGACGCGATTGGCACGCCGGAAAAAGATAACGCGGTACGATAGCGCCAGAAAGATGAGGGTCAGAAGGCCCACGTAGAGCGATGTGATGGGAAGCATTTTTATGTCCTGTGATATGTCATCGCAGGCTATAGGGCCGGATCATGCGCGGCTAGGTATTTTTCTGATGAAAAATGTGAGGGCTTTGCCCTCAAACTCCCAGGATATTTGCGGCCAAAAGAAAGGCAGCGAGGACCATGCCCCGCTGCCGATTGGATTTATTCAAGTTCGACGAGCAGGTCTTTGGCGTCGATCTGACCGCCAGCCGCCACGTGAACCGCTTTGATGGTCGCGCCGCGGTCTGCGTGGATGCCGGTTTCCATTTTCATCGCTTCGATGGTCAGCAGCAGATCGCCTTCTTTGACTTTTTGACCTGCGGAAACAGCGACGGTTGCCACCACACCCGGCATTGGTGCCCCGATGTGATCTGCGTTGCCCGCTTCAGCCTTTGGACGCTGCACTTTTTCAGACGCGGCGAGACGGTTCATCACGCGAATTGTCCGTGGTTGACCGTTGAGTTCGAAGAACACTTTAACTTCGCCGTCTTCGTTCATGTCGGACACTGCCTGCATGCGGATTTCCAGCGTCTTGCCCGGATCGATTTCCGCCGCGATTTCTTCGCCCGGTTCCATGCCGTAGAAGAACGTTTTGGTCGGCAATGTGCGCACGGGACCATATGTCCGGTGGCGACCCATGTAATCAAGGAAGACTTTCGGGTACATCAGGTAGCCGTTAAGATCTTCGTCATCAATGACACGTCCATCCAGCAAATCGCTAAGCTCCTTGCGGGTTGCATCCAGATCAACAGGGGCCAAGTGCTGGCCGGGACGGTCTGTCGACGGCTTTTCGCCCTTCAGCACCTTCTTCTGGATTCCCTTTGGCCAGCCACCCGGTGGTTGACCAAGCGAGCCCTTCATCATGTCCACAACAGAATCAGGGAAGACGACGTCGGTTTTCGGGTCTTCAACATCCGCGCGTGTCAGGTTTTGGCTCACCATCATCAAAGCCATGTCACCCACAACTTTGGAAGACGGCGTCACTTTGACGATATCGCCGAACATCTGGTTCACGTCTGCATAGGTCTGTGCGACCTCGTGCCAACGTTCTTCCAGACCCAAGGACCGTGCTTGTGATTTGAGGTTAGTGAACTGACCTCCTGGCATTTCGTGCAGGTAGACTTCGGATGCTGGTGCTTGCAGACCGGATTCGAAGGCTTTGTAATGTTCGCGGACCTGTTCAAAATAGTTTGAAATCTCGCGGATCGCTTTCACATCAAGACCTGTATCACGTTCGGTGCCTTTCAGCGCCTCAACGATAGACCCAAGTGTTGGCTGGGATGTGTTGCCGGAAAAGCTGTCCATCGCCGCATCCACAACATCCACGCCCGCATCTGATACGGCCAGAACGGTTGCTGTTGCAGCACCGGAGGTATCGTGCGTGTGGAAGTGGATCGGCAGGCCGACCTCTTCTTTCAACGCCTTAACCAGCGCACGACCAGCGGCTGGCTTCAACAGGCCAGCCATGTCTTTCAGACCAAGCACATGCGCGCCCGCCGCTTCCAGTTCTTTGGCCATGCCGATGTAGTATTTCAGGTCGTATTTCGCCCGATCAGGGTCCAGCATGTCGCCTGTGTAGCAGATCGTGCCTTCGATGACTTTGCCGGACTTGCCAACCGCATCCATCGCGACGCGCATGTTTTCAACCCAGTTGAGGCTGTCAAACACGCGAAACACGTCAACGCCAGAGTCAGCGGCTTGGCGCACGAATTCTTGCACGACGTTGTCAGGGTAGTTGGTGTAGCCAACCCCGTTGGACGCCCGCAAAAGCATTTGCGTCATGATGTTTGGCATCACCGCACGGATGTCGCGCAGCCGCTGCCATGGGCATTCCTGCAAGAACCGGTAGGCCACGTCAAACGTCGCACCGCCCCAGCATTCTACAGAGAACAATTGATTCATTTTCTGTGCATAAGCAGGGGCCGCGTTGATCATGTCGATCGACCGCATGCGTGTGGCCAGCAAGGACTGGTGACCGTCACGCATTGTGGTGTCGGTGATCAGCAATTGGTTCTGATCGCGCATCCAGT
The Rhodobacteraceae bacterium S2214 genome window above contains:
- a CDS encoding MAPEG family protein, which produces MLPITSLYVGLLTLIFLALSYRVIFFRRANRVSLGDADSKDLRQRVRGQANFTEYTPIGLIILACVELQGAPGLAVHILGLMLFAGRLLHAMAFWVHPMNFTYRTYGMILTTLMQAVGAVGLVLHSLL
- a CDS encoding VOC family protein, with translation MTKHLSMLAILVPDYDAGIAFFVGTLGFDLLQDDKIDEEKRWVRVGHPDNQTNFLLARAVGDQRDCIGKQGGDRVWLFLETDDFATDHAAMVANGVHFEETPRVEPYGTVAVFQDPFGNRWDLIEFAQAAD
- a CDS encoding DUF2147 domain-containing protein, which encodes MKTLVLAAVAAMSMATTAVAQEAVYGEWKSQPGETGGYIHVRLGPCGSNVCGEITQVVGNDNTSIVGRTIIQGMSPQGGGSYTGGTIWAPDTDKTYKSDMTMNGNNSMVVRGCVGVCTALTSRSQTWTRVR
- the hisA gene encoding 1-(5-phosphoribosyl)-5-[(5-phosphoribosylamino)methylideneamino]imidazole-4-carboxamide isomerase; its protein translation is MILYPAIDLKDGNAVRLVHGDMDQTTVFNDDPAAQARSFVEAGCEWLHLVDLNGAFAGEPVNAAPVEAILKACKVPTQLGGGIRDMATIERWLDRGLTRVILGTVAVENPDLVREAAKAFPNQVAVGLDARNGRVATRGWAEETDVMVTDLAKSFEDAGIAAIIYTDILRDGAMKGPNIDATAALARAVDIPVIASGGVSSLADLKALKETDVISGAISGRALYDGAIDLAEAMALLTA
- the hisH gene encoding imidazole glycerol phosphate synthase subunit HisH, encoding MTTVLIDYDSGNLHSAQKAFERMAAEVGSGAIHVTADPDIVAKADRIVLPGDGAFPHCRAELLARTGLGDAITEAVTARGVPFMGICVGMQMLATTGHEYEPTAGFGWIAGDIHKITPSDPSLKIPHMGWNDLMIDNPHPVLEGIETGEHAYFVHSYAMTVTNPAERLAHVDYAGDITAIVGRDNIIGMQFHPEKSQDAGLRMIGNFLSWKP
- a CDS encoding transglycosylase SLT domain-containing protein, which codes for MCLALACSVASCGFIPVRSPEVAAQSQGTRDDIGLYPGETREMRTLVQKYAACHGIPESLLHRVIQRESDYRAGARNGPYWGLMQILPQTARTMGHRGTPESLLNAETNLLYAGRYLRGAWLLSNGDEATAVSWYARGYYYEARDRGLLVETGLRPGGERSCAAEAQLL
- a CDS encoding DUF302 domain-containing protein: MKRILTAMTTALSLIGAPLMAETITQNSPKSVSATMDALQAAVEGAGATVFARVNHGAGAASVEMELYDAELLIFGNPRLGTPAMQADIRAGLQLPLRVLVYAGDNGTVVAYESVETLFDGLDVPLDAEFAQRMTGALAMLTGKAIAE
- a CDS encoding pyruvate carboxylase; the protein is MTDFKKILIANRGEIAIRIMRAANEMGKKTVAVYAEEDKLGLHRFKADEAYRIGEGLGPVAAYLSIEEIIRVAKMSGADAIHPGYGLLSENPEFVDACEANGITFIGPKAATMRMLGDKASARNVAVDAGVPVIPATDVLGDDMDAIKKEAAEVGYPLMLKASWGGGGRGMRAINSEEELEEKVLEGRREAEAAFGNGAGFLEKMIVRARHVEVQILGDSHGQIYHLWERDCSVQRRNQKVVERAPAPYLSGTQREKICNLGKKICQHVNYECAGTVEFLMDMDSGEFYFIEVNPRVQVEHTVTEEVTGIDIVRAQILIAEGKSLVEATGCASQYDVQLDGHALQCRVTTEDPQNNFIPDYGRIQMYRSATGPGIRLDGGTAYSGAVITRYYDSLLTKVTARAPTPEMAIARMDRALREFRIRGVSTNIAFVENLLKHPTFLSNEYHTKFIDETPSLMDFKKRRDRATKILTYVADITVNGHPETAGRPRPAADVKPPKPPVKPSLEVVPGTRNILDDFGPEAVANWMRDQNQLLITDTTMRDGHQSLLATRMRSIDMINAAPAYAQKMNQLFSVECWGGATFDVAYRFLQECPWQRLRDIRAVMPNIMTQMLLRASNGVGYTNYPDNVVQEFVRQAADSGVDVFRVFDSLNWVENMRVAMDAVGKSGKVIEGTICYTGDMLDPDRAKYDLKYYIGMAKELEAAGAHVLGLKDMAGLLKPAAGRALVKALKEEVGLPIHFHTHDTSGAATATVLAVSDAGVDVVDAAMDSFSGNTSQPTLGSIVEALKGTERDTGLDVKAIREISNYFEQVREHYKAFESGLQAPASEVYLHEMPGGQFTNLKSQARSLGLEERWHEVAQTYADVNQMFGDIVKVTPSSKVVGDMALMMVSQNLTRADVEDPKTDVVFPDSVVDMMKGSLGQPPGGWPKGIQKKVLKGEKPSTDRPGQHLAPVDLDATRKELSDLLDGRVIDDEDLNGYLMYPKVFLDYMGRHRTYGPVRTLPTKTFFYGMEPGEEIAAEIDPGKTLEIRMQAVSDMNEDGEVKVFFELNGQPRTIRVMNRLAASEKVQRPKAEAGNADHIGAPMPGVVATVAVSAGQKVKEGDLLLTIEAMKMETGIHADRGATIKAVHVAAGGQIDAKDLLVELE
- a CDS encoding alpha/beta hydrolase, yielding MIHFYHGLIGDHRHFSQVAARLENGVGRCHAPDIPFLDQDYSDVVDDLRDAGLRPTVRVGNSIGCGLAVALAGDDDQLILTAPPFDYSRGMVPLRKAFVRQWIKGLYVQHGAIKGEAAFLQHATAQVHGLLESRAQIKRLRQYKSAAQSFWDDPRLVDLQDRITFVIGDADYTTPTACFLQTVKRRLPRAKVEVWANCGHAVPLDAPDRLAALIRHRSIGLLGRQSQPFALSA
- the hisF gene encoding imidazole glycerol phosphate synthase subunit HisF; this encodes MLKTRIIPCLDVAEGRVVKGVNFVDLIDAGDPVDAAIAYNAAGADELCFLDIMATEENRGTMFDLATRTAEQCFMPLTIGGGVRTHHDVRNLLLAGADKVSFNSAAVANPDVVAEAAMRFGSQCIVVAIDAKTVEPGRWEIFTHGGRRATGIDAVEFARTVVEKGAGEILLTSMDRDGTKSGFNLPLTRAVSDAVNVPVIASGGVGTLDHLVEGVTEGGASAVLAASIFHFGTYSIAEAKTHMENAGIPMRTA
- the hisB gene encoding imidazoleglycerol-phosphate dehydratase HisB, with protein sequence MRTATITRKTAETDITVTLNLDGTGIYDNQTGVGFFDHMLDQLSRHALIDMTVRASGDLHIDDHHTVEDVGIAIGQALTEAMGDKKGIVRYGSCHLAMDDAQVRCALDLSARPYLICNLDLPFGKIGTFDTELVREFFQALSTHGGITLHIDKLHGFNAHHIVEAAFKSVARALRDALETDPRKADAIPSTKGAL